A genomic region of Streptomyces sp. NBC_00247 contains the following coding sequences:
- a CDS encoding FKBP-type peptidyl-prolyl cis-trans isomerase gives MRRLAGLLVVPLLLLSAAACGSDDKASDSASSETGVPAITAGAKFGEKPTIAKGVGDPPKELKTTVISEGDGAALKNGDAVQVNYLGQAWDSTKPFDNSFDRKSPFDLTLGAGMVIQGWDKGLVGQKVGSRVQLVIPPDLAYGAQGQGDIKANATLVFVIDVVKATQIPASAEGTKVPQNDAALPKVGTNTDGKAPSVTVPKSDPPAKLSSTYVLESDGAVVTDTDSVVVNYVGLLWKDGKTFDSTYEQGKTQTFPLEQVTLKGLKSGLVGKKVGSRVLLVIPPDQGFGDEAQQSIPAKSTLVFAVDLLAKM, from the coding sequence GTGCGCCGACTTGCCGGCCTTCTCGTCGTCCCCCTCCTGCTGCTCTCCGCAGCGGCCTGCGGCAGCGACGACAAGGCCTCCGACTCCGCTTCGTCCGAGACCGGCGTGCCCGCGATCACCGCGGGTGCCAAGTTCGGTGAGAAACCCACCATCGCCAAGGGCGTGGGCGACCCGCCCAAGGAGCTGAAGACCACGGTCATCAGCGAGGGCGACGGCGCCGCGCTGAAGAACGGCGACGCGGTCCAGGTCAACTACCTCGGCCAGGCCTGGGACTCCACGAAGCCGTTCGACAACAGCTTCGACCGCAAGAGCCCGTTCGATCTGACGCTGGGCGCCGGCATGGTCATCCAGGGCTGGGACAAGGGCCTCGTCGGCCAGAAGGTCGGCAGCCGCGTCCAGCTGGTCATCCCGCCGGACCTCGCGTACGGCGCGCAGGGCCAGGGTGACATCAAGGCCAACGCGACCCTCGTCTTCGTCATCGACGTCGTCAAGGCCACCCAGATCCCGGCCTCCGCCGAAGGCACCAAGGTCCCGCAGAACGACGCCGCGCTGCCGAAGGTCGGCACCAACACGGACGGCAAGGCGCCCAGCGTCACCGTCCCGAAGAGCGACCCGCCCGCCAAGCTCTCCTCCACCTACGTGCTGGAGTCCGACGGCGCGGTCGTCACGGACACCGACAGCGTCGTGGTGAACTACGTCGGGCTGCTGTGGAAGGACGGAAAGACGTTCGACAGCACCTACGAACAGGGGAAGACCCAGACCTTCCCGCTGGAGCAGGTGACCCTCAAGGGCCTGAAGAGCGGGCTGGTGGGCAAGAAGGTCGGCAGCCGGGTCCTGCTGGTCATTCCGCCGGACCAGGGCTTCGGCGACGAGGCGCAGCAGTCGATTCCCGCCAAGTCGACGCTGGTCTTCGCGGTGGACCTGCTGGCGAAGATGTAA
- a CDS encoding FKBP-type peptidyl-prolyl cis-trans isomerase yields the protein MSIEKPEVDFPGGEPPAGLEIKEIWEGDGAVAKAGDFVSVHYVGVAFSTGEEFDSSWNRGEPLKFPLGAGRVIQGWDQGVQGMKVGGRRQLIIPAHLAYGDRGAGAAIAPGETLIFVCDLVAV from the coding sequence GTGAGCATCGAGAAGCCCGAGGTCGACTTCCCGGGCGGCGAGCCGCCGGCCGGTCTTGAGATCAAAGAGATCTGGGAGGGCGACGGCGCCGTCGCCAAGGCCGGCGACTTCGTCTCCGTCCACTACGTGGGCGTGGCCTTCTCCACCGGTGAGGAGTTCGACTCCTCGTGGAACCGCGGTGAGCCGCTCAAGTTCCCGCTCGGTGCCGGCCGGGTCATCCAGGGCTGGGACCAGGGCGTCCAGGGCATGAAGGTCGGCGGACGCCGTCAGCTGATCATCCCGGCGCACCTCGCCTACGGTGACCGCGGTGCCGGTGCGGCCATCGCGCCGGGTGAGACGTTGATCTTCGTCTGCGACCTCGTCGCGGTCTGA
- a CDS encoding helix-turn-helix transcriptional regulator — translation MAIAKAERLMNLALCLLGTRRPLSKRELRGSIEAYLEAGSDESFNRMFERDKDDLRELGLVIETVEGLDGDIGYLARRDSNRLPPITLSAEEAAALEIAAKVWQQARLAGAASGALQKLRAAGMPEAEDTYEVPSALEPRIPVHEAAFEPLMLACRDRRPVTFDYRKGNSAHAEQRQVEPWGLECWRGHWYLAGWDRERGAERVFRLSRITGRVRSRAGVFSAAIPDVVTVRETVESWAGETATRTARIRLRTGAGFPLRSRAVSVRDLGDGWDELEIPYGHGLDAWLVEFGPDVVVLEPADLRADVVDRLRAVAKD, via the coding sequence ATGGCGATTGCCAAGGCCGAGCGGCTGATGAACCTCGCGCTGTGCCTGCTGGGCACACGGCGTCCGCTCAGCAAGCGTGAGCTGCGCGGCTCCATCGAGGCGTACCTCGAAGCCGGTTCGGACGAGTCCTTCAACCGCATGTTCGAGCGCGACAAGGACGATCTGCGCGAACTCGGCCTCGTCATCGAGACCGTCGAGGGGCTCGACGGAGACATCGGCTACCTCGCCCGCCGCGACAGCAACCGCCTTCCGCCGATCACTCTCAGCGCGGAGGAGGCGGCGGCCCTGGAGATCGCCGCGAAGGTGTGGCAGCAGGCCCGCCTCGCCGGAGCCGCCAGCGGCGCGCTGCAGAAGCTGCGCGCCGCCGGAATGCCCGAGGCCGAGGACACGTACGAGGTACCGAGCGCCCTCGAACCGCGCATCCCCGTGCACGAGGCCGCCTTCGAACCGCTGATGCTCGCCTGCCGCGACCGGCGCCCCGTCACCTTCGACTACCGCAAGGGCAATTCCGCCCACGCCGAACAGCGCCAGGTCGAGCCCTGGGGGCTGGAGTGCTGGCGCGGCCACTGGTACCTGGCCGGCTGGGACCGCGAGCGCGGCGCCGAGCGCGTCTTCCGCCTCTCGCGCATCACCGGCAGGGTCCGCTCCCGGGCCGGCGTCTTCTCCGCCGCCATTCCCGACGTGGTCACCGTCCGGGAGACAGTGGAGAGCTGGGCCGGCGAGACCGCCACCCGCACCGCCCGGATCAGACTGCGTACCGGGGCCGGCTTCCCGCTGCGCTCGCGCGCCGTCTCGGTACGGGACCTCGGCGACGGCTGGGACGAACTGGAGATCCCGTACGGACACGGTCTCGACGCCTGGCTCGTCGAGTTCGGACCGGACGTCGTCGTGCTCGAACCCGCCGATCTGCGGGCCGATGTGGTCGACCGGCTGCGCGCCGTGGCCAAGGACTGA
- a CDS encoding helix-turn-helix transcriptional regulator, which translates to MATNAIDQTRRMLSLVTYLRERPGAHVQDVARAFGITEDELISDLDVLPMCGTSFRGGDLLDIDTDGDRIWWHNPDDVAEPLRLAADEATALLVAARAVATLPGLRESDRLALVRATAKLETAAGETGAASSRLSVTFESEGGVFAEVDRAISERRRLWLRYYSPARDELTEREVDPIRLFAVGHTYLEGWCRLSEARRTFRLDRVAEIRLLDEPAAPPELELRDLSEGLVQPAAEDPEVVIEVGAGGRWVAEYYPHDRAEERPDGGLVITLRTPDPASLRRLALRLGGEGRIVSPPELAESARRAASEALAAYDGVA; encoded by the coding sequence ATGGCCACGAACGCGATCGACCAGACCCGGCGGATGCTCTCCCTGGTGACCTATCTGCGCGAGCGCCCCGGCGCCCACGTGCAGGACGTCGCCCGGGCCTTCGGCATCACCGAGGACGAGCTCATCTCCGACCTCGACGTGCTGCCCATGTGCGGGACCAGCTTCCGCGGCGGCGACCTGCTCGACATCGACACCGACGGCGACCGGATCTGGTGGCACAACCCGGACGACGTCGCCGAGCCGCTGCGGCTCGCCGCCGACGAGGCCACCGCGCTGCTCGTCGCCGCGCGTGCCGTCGCCACCCTGCCCGGACTGCGCGAGAGCGACCGGCTCGCGCTGGTACGGGCCACCGCCAAGCTGGAGACGGCCGCCGGGGAGACCGGTGCGGCCAGCTCCCGGCTCTCGGTGACCTTCGAGTCGGAGGGCGGCGTCTTCGCCGAGGTCGACCGGGCCATCTCCGAGCGCCGACGGCTCTGGCTGCGCTACTACTCGCCCGCCCGGGACGAGCTGACCGAGCGCGAGGTGGACCCGATCCGCCTCTTCGCCGTGGGCCACACCTACCTGGAGGGCTGGTGCCGCCTCTCCGAGGCCCGGCGCACCTTCCGCCTGGACCGGGTCGCGGAGATCCGGCTGCTCGACGAACCGGCGGCGCCCCCGGAACTGGAGCTCCGCGACCTCTCGGAAGGGCTCGTACAGCCGGCCGCCGAGGACCCGGAAGTGGTGATCGAGGTCGGCGCCGGCGGCCGGTGGGTCGCCGAGTACTACCCGCACGACCGTGCCGAGGAGCGCCCGGACGGCGGGCTGGTGATCACCCTGCGCACCCCGGACCCGGCCAGCTTGCGGAGGCTGGCGCTCCGCCTCGGCGGCGAAGGCCGCATCGTCTCGCCCCCGGAGCTGGCCGAGAGCGCCCGCCGGGCTGCCTCCGAAGCCCTCGCCGCCTACGACGGCGTGGCCTGA
- the tatA gene encoding Sec-independent protein translocase subunit TatA: MIGNLKPLELVLIIAVILLLFGAKKLPDMARSLGKSARILKSEAKAMKRDDAEPATPAAETVAEPAPQPAAARTIQAAPGDVTSARPVAEPNPTTQS, encoded by the coding sequence ATGATCGGCAATCTGAAGCCCCTTGAGTTGGTTCTGATCATCGCTGTCATCCTGCTGCTCTTCGGTGCCAAGAAGCTTCCGGACATGGCGCGTTCGCTCGGCAAGTCCGCGCGTATCCTCAAGAGCGAGGCGAAGGCGATGAAGCGCGACGACGCCGAGCCCGCCACCCCCGCCGCGGAGACGGTCGCCGAGCCCGCCCCGCAGCCTGCCGCCGCCCGTACCATCCAGGCCGCTCCGGGTGACGTCACCAGCGCGCGCCCCGTCGCCGAGCCCAACCCCACCACCCAGAGCTGA
- the tatC gene encoding twin-arginine translocase subunit TatC, whose protein sequence is MLKSARKQEKNDEGRMPLLDHLRELRNRLLKAVLAIVVVTIVAAFFQKDIYDFLLRPILSSVGCKNGVVTAINGKPCALLKTDTLMAPFTNALKVALMSGVLLATPVWLYQLWAFVAPGLHKGEKRYAYGFAVIGAPLFLAGGYLAYLILPQTAQIMLGFSPDSVQNQIGLDSYLDLLTRMIVVFGLAFELPLLLVALNLTGIVTGKRMLGWWRGMIVGLTAFAAIATPGGEPLSMLLLAGPLAVLYFIATGFSLLNDKRRNRGNPDAELDDDEASELDLTPQPIGGVESVSAARATVPGQASGEQDGAGSQSPGGYDDIT, encoded by the coding sequence TTGCTCAAGTCTGCCCGCAAGCAGGAGAAGAACGACGAGGGGCGGATGCCCCTCCTCGATCACCTGCGTGAGCTGCGTAACCGGCTTCTGAAGGCCGTCCTGGCCATTGTCGTGGTGACGATCGTCGCTGCCTTCTTCCAGAAGGACATCTACGACTTCCTTCTGCGACCGATCCTCTCGTCGGTCGGCTGCAAGAACGGCGTGGTCACCGCGATCAACGGCAAGCCCTGCGCGCTGCTGAAGACCGACACCCTGATGGCGCCGTTCACCAACGCCCTCAAGGTCGCCCTCATGTCCGGCGTGCTTCTCGCCACGCCGGTCTGGCTGTACCAGCTGTGGGCCTTCGTCGCGCCGGGCCTCCACAAGGGCGAGAAGCGGTACGCCTACGGCTTCGCCGTCATCGGCGCCCCGCTCTTCCTGGCCGGCGGCTACCTCGCCTACCTGATCCTGCCGCAGACCGCGCAGATCATGCTCGGCTTCAGCCCGGACAGCGTGCAGAACCAGATCGGGCTCGACAGCTACCTCGACCTGCTGACCCGCATGATCGTGGTCTTCGGTCTGGCCTTCGAGCTCCCCCTGTTGCTCGTCGCGCTGAACCTGACCGGGATAGTCACCGGGAAGCGGATGCTCGGCTGGTGGCGCGGGATGATCGTCGGCCTCACCGCCTTCGCCGCCATCGCCACCCCCGGCGGCGAGCCGCTGTCGATGCTGCTGCTGGCCGGACCACTGGCCGTCCTGTACTTCATCGCGACCGGTTTCTCGCTCCTGAACGACAAGCGCCGCAACCGCGGCAACCCCGACGCCGAGCTCGACGACGACGAGGCGTCCGAGCTCGACCTCACCCCCCAGCCGATCGGCGGGGTGGAGAGCGTGTCCGCGGCCCGTGCCACCGTGCCCGGCCAGGCGTCGGGCGAGCAGGACGGTGCCGGATCGCAATCTCCGGGCGGTTACGACGACATCACCTGA
- a CDS encoding diacylglycerol kinase, protein MTSEITLFVNPTAGSGRGAHAAQPAASALRDAGFSVRTVLGENADDALRRARDAVAGGTGALIAVGGDGMVSLALQAVAGTRTPLGVVAAGTGNDFARTLGLPVRDPAAAGRLAADALKRDGIRTLDLGRAGDRWFGTVLASGFDSRVNDRGNRMRLVPGRFKYDLAILAELASFRPVPYRIRLDGGAVMEVEATLVAVGNGTSYGGGMRICADAVMDDGLFDVTVVGDCGRTTLLKVFPQVYRGTHLSHPVVTVHRAASVELAAASTTAYADGESLGALPVTAVCVPGAVRVLTG, encoded by the coding sequence GTGACCAGCGAGATCACTCTCTTCGTCAATCCCACCGCGGGAAGCGGCCGGGGCGCGCACGCCGCGCAGCCGGCCGCTTCCGCGTTGCGGGACGCCGGCTTCTCCGTGCGGACCGTGCTCGGCGAGAACGCGGACGACGCCCTGCGCCGGGCGCGGGACGCCGTGGCCGGCGGTACGGGCGCGCTGATCGCGGTGGGCGGGGACGGCATGGTCTCCCTCGCGCTCCAGGCGGTGGCCGGGACGCGGACCCCGCTGGGGGTGGTGGCCGCGGGCACCGGCAACGACTTCGCCCGGACCCTCGGCCTGCCGGTGCGCGACCCGGCCGCGGCCGGCCGGCTGGCCGCCGACGCCCTGAAGCGGGACGGCATACGCACCCTCGACCTCGGACGGGCCGGGGACCGGTGGTTCGGCACGGTGCTGGCCTCCGGCTTCGACTCCCGGGTCAACGACCGGGGCAATCGGATGCGCCTGGTCCCCGGCCGCTTCAAGTACGACCTGGCGATCCTCGCCGAACTCGCCTCCTTCCGGCCGGTCCCGTACCGGATACGGCTGGACGGCGGGGCCGTCATGGAGGTCGAGGCGACCCTGGTCGCGGTCGGCAACGGGACCTCCTACGGCGGTGGCATGCGGATCTGCGCGGACGCCGTCATGGACGACGGCCTCTTCGACGTGACCGTCGTCGGCGACTGCGGCCGGACCACCCTGCTGAAGGTCTTCCCCCAGGTCTACCGGGGCACCCACCTCTCCCACCCCGTGGTCACCGTCCACCGGGCCGCCTCCGTCGAACTGGCCGCGGCCTCCACCACCGCGTACGCCGACGGTGAATCCCTGGGAGCGCTCCCGGTGACGGCGGTGTGCGTCCCCGGAGCGGTACGGGTCCTCACCGGCTGA
- a CDS encoding DEAD/DEAH box helicase, with the protein MTEDLSPAERYHASRLRQAEMATALWPFREMYEFELDPFQIEACKALEAGKGVLVAAPTGSGKTIVGEFAVHLALEQGRKCFYTTPIKALSNQKFADLVKRYGADKVGLLTGDNSVNSDAPVVVMTTEVLRNMLYAGSQALTGLGYVVMDEVHYLSDRFRGAVWEEVIIHLPESVTLVSLSATVSNAEEFGDWLDTVRGDTEVIVSEERPVPLWQHVLAGRRMYDLFEEETDHGGRGSARRETNPDLIRLARMESQAGYNPRDRRRGKMVREADRERERRQRSRIWTPSRPEVIDRLDAEGLLPAITFIFSRAGCEAAVQQCLAAGLRLNDEDKRRLVREIVEERTASIPTEDLHVLGYYEWLEGLERGIAAHHAGMLPTFKEVVEELFVRGLVKAVFATETLALGINMPARSVVLEKLVKWNGEQHADITPGEYTQLTGRAGRRGIDVEGHAVVLWQRGLDPAGLAGLAGTRTYPLRSSFRPSYNMAVNLVQQFGRHRSRELLETSFAQFQADRSVVGISRQVQRNEEGLEGYREGMTCHLGDFEEYARLRRDLKDRETDLAKQGASQRRAAAASSLEKLKPGDIIHVPTGKFAGLALVLDPGVPAGRTNGHRGFEQHDGPRPLVLTAERQVKRLASIDFPVPVEAVERMRVPKTFNPRSPQSRRDLASALRTKAGHIVPDRHRKGRAAAADDREIARLRTELRAHPCHGCDEREDHARWAERYHRLKRDTRQLENRIEGRTNTIARTFDRIVALLTELDYLRANEVTEHGRRLARLYGELDLLASECLRDGVWEGLNPAELAACVSALVFEARQADDAVAPKLPSGPAKTAMAEMVRIWGRLDALEEDFKIRQTEGVGQREPDLGFAWAVYMWASGRSLDEVLREAEMPAGDFVRWCKQVIDVLGQVAAAAPREGSTVAKNARKAVDEVLRGVVAYSSVG; encoded by the coding sequence ATGACAGAGGACCTCTCCCCAGCCGAGCGCTACCACGCCTCCCGCCTCCGCCAGGCCGAGATGGCCACGGCGCTGTGGCCTTTCCGCGAGATGTACGAGTTCGAACTCGACCCCTTCCAGATCGAGGCCTGCAAGGCGCTGGAAGCGGGCAAGGGCGTGCTGGTCGCGGCCCCGACCGGTTCGGGCAAGACGATCGTCGGCGAATTCGCGGTGCACCTCGCCCTGGAACAGGGGCGCAAGTGCTTCTACACCACGCCGATCAAGGCGCTCTCCAACCAGAAGTTCGCCGACCTGGTCAAGCGCTACGGCGCCGACAAGGTCGGCCTGCTCACCGGTGACAACAGCGTCAACTCCGACGCGCCGGTGGTCGTGATGACCACCGAGGTGCTGCGGAACATGCTGTACGCGGGCTCCCAGGCCCTCACCGGTCTCGGGTACGTCGTGATGGACGAGGTGCACTACCTCTCCGACCGCTTCCGGGGCGCGGTCTGGGAGGAAGTGATCATCCACCTGCCCGAATCCGTGACGCTGGTCTCCCTCTCGGCGACCGTCTCCAACGCGGAGGAGTTCGGCGACTGGCTGGACACCGTGCGCGGGGACACCGAGGTCATCGTCTCCGAGGAGCGGCCCGTTCCGCTCTGGCAGCACGTGCTGGCCGGACGTCGGATGTACGACCTCTTCGAGGAGGAGACCGACCACGGCGGCCGTGGTTCGGCGCGCCGCGAGACCAACCCCGACCTGATCAGGCTCGCCCGCATGGAGAGCCAGGCCGGGTACAACCCGCGCGACCGCCGGCGCGGCAAGATGGTGCGCGAGGCGGACCGCGAGCGCGAGCGCCGTCAGCGCAGCCGGATCTGGACGCCGTCCCGCCCCGAGGTGATCGACCGGCTGGACGCCGAAGGACTGCTGCCCGCCATCACCTTCATCTTCAGCCGGGCCGGCTGCGAGGCGGCCGTGCAGCAGTGCCTCGCCGCCGGGCTGCGGCTCAACGACGAGGACAAGCGACGTCTCGTGCGGGAGATCGTCGAGGAGCGGACCGCCTCCATCCCCACCGAGGACCTGCACGTCCTCGGCTACTACGAATGGCTCGAAGGGCTGGAGCGGGGCATCGCCGCGCACCACGCCGGCATGCTGCCGACCTTCAAGGAGGTCGTGGAGGAGCTCTTCGTCCGCGGTCTCGTCAAGGCCGTCTTCGCCACCGAGACCCTCGCGCTCGGCATCAACATGCCGGCGCGCTCGGTGGTGCTGGAGAAGCTCGTCAAGTGGAACGGCGAGCAGCACGCGGACATCACGCCCGGCGAGTACACCCAGCTCACCGGCCGCGCGGGGCGCCGCGGCATCGACGTCGAGGGCCACGCCGTGGTGCTGTGGCAGCGGGGCCTGGACCCGGCGGGGCTGGCCGGGCTCGCGGGAACGCGCACCTACCCGCTGCGCTCCAGCTTCCGTCCCTCGTACAACATGGCGGTCAACCTGGTGCAGCAGTTCGGGCGGCACCGCTCGCGCGAGCTGCTGGAGACCTCCTTCGCGCAGTTCCAGGCGGACCGCTCGGTCGTCGGGATCTCCCGCCAGGTCCAGCGGAACGAAGAGGGCCTGGAGGGGTACCGCGAGGGCATGACCTGCCACCTCGGGGACTTCGAGGAGTACGCCCGGCTGCGGCGGGACCTCAAGGACCGCGAGACCGATCTGGCCAAGCAGGGCGCTTCGCAGCGCCGTGCCGCGGCGGCCTCCTCGCTGGAGAAGCTGAAGCCCGGCGACATCATCCACGTGCCGACCGGCAAGTTCGCCGGCCTCGCACTGGTGCTGGACCCCGGAGTGCCCGCCGGGCGGACCAACGGACACCGCGGCTTCGAGCAGCACGACGGTCCGCGCCCGCTGGTGCTCACCGCCGAGCGCCAGGTGAAGCGGCTGGCGTCGATCGACTTCCCGGTCCCGGTGGAGGCCGTCGAGCGGATGCGGGTACCCAAGACGTTCAACCCGCGCTCGCCCCAGTCCCGCCGCGATCTCGCCTCCGCCCTGCGGACCAAGGCCGGGCACATCGTGCCGGACCGCCACCGCAAGGGACGCGCGGCGGCGGCCGACGACCGGGAGATCGCGCGCCTGCGCACCGAGCTGCGGGCCCACCCGTGCCACGGCTGCGACGAGCGCGAGGACCACGCGCGCTGGGCGGAGCGGTACCACCGCCTCAAGCGCGACACCCGGCAGTTGGAGAACCGCATCGAGGGACGGACGAACACCATCGCCCGCACCTTCGACCGGATCGTGGCCCTGCTGACCGAGTTGGACTACCTCCGCGCCAACGAGGTCACCGAGCACGGCCGCCGGCTGGCCAGGCTCTACGGCGAGCTCGACCTGCTGGCGAGCGAATGTCTGCGGGACGGCGTCTGGGAAGGGCTCAACCCGGCCGAACTCGCGGCCTGCGTCTCGGCGCTGGTCTTCGAGGCGCGGCAGGCGGACGACGCGGTGGCGCCCAAGCTGCCGTCCGGCCCGGCGAAGACCGCCATGGCCGAGATGGTCCGCATCTGGGGACGGCTCGACGCCCTGGAGGAGGACTTCAAGATCAGGCAGACCGAGGGGGTCGGCCAGCGCGAGCCCGACCTCGGCTTCGCCTGGGCGGTCTACATGTGGGCCTCCGGCCGCTCCCTGGACGAGGTGCTGCGCGAGGCCGAGATGCCCGCCGGCGACTTCGTCCGCTGGTGCAAGCAGGTCATCGACGTCCTCGGACAGGTGGCCGCGGCCGCCCCGCGCGAGGGCAGCACGGTGGCGAAGAACGCCCGCAAGGCCGTCGACGAGGTGCTGCGCGGAGTGGTGGCGTACAGCTCGGTGGGCTGA
- a CDS encoding spore-associated protein — protein MGFARIAATAGALTALVVGTTAAFGAAAQAAPNVTPQGVCGSAYQTVGSAPVGSLGTVYLTYNSANGNNCVATIRSNPGTVKYMSAYIYVPDTDAWAEDYGNYTSYAGPGRVYGKGHCVSWGGNIDNIHVSVENSNCAALREQRVTTIG, from the coding sequence ATGGGATTCGCGCGTATTGCCGCGACTGCCGGGGCGTTGACCGCGCTGGTGGTGGGGACCACGGCGGCGTTCGGCGCCGCCGCCCAGGCCGCGCCCAACGTCACGCCGCAGGGGGTCTGCGGCAGTGCCTACCAGACCGTGGGCTCGGCGCCCGTCGGATCGCTGGGCACCGTCTACCTCACGTACAACTCCGCGAACGGCAACAACTGCGTCGCGACCATCCGCTCCAACCCGGGCACCGTGAAGTACATGTCCGCGTACATATACGTGCCGGACACCGACGCCTGGGCCGAGGACTACGGCAACTACACCTCGTACGCGGGCCCGGGGCGGGTCTACGGCAAGGGCCACTGCGTCAGCTGGGGCGGCAACATCGACAACATCCACGTGTCGGTGGAGAACTCCAACTGCGCCGCCCTGAGGGAGCAGCGGGTCACCACCATCGGCTGA
- a CDS encoding LLM class flavin-dependent oxidoreductase: MPVEFLGIAATNEGSEVTPRSGASFDKEYTLKLARAHEDHGWDRVLFAYGSGSPDPSPAAAFIAARTDRLQILVAHRPNVSYPTFAAKTFATLDRISDGRLAVHFITGGNDHEQQREGDFLTKDERYARTREAIQIIKRAWTSHEPFDHEGTHYRFNDFVSDTFPVQQPHPQVSFGGSSPAAYAAGGAEADIFCLWGEPLAETAEQIASVKAAAKAAGRTDVPRIQVAFRPIIAPTEELAWEKAHRTLDRIKARKAGAPSSRRHPLTDPQNAGSQRLLAVAGRGERHDRALWTPTSGETGGAGNSTALVGTPETVAQALLDYHDLGVEILSARGYDLLDDAIDFGRHVIPIVREEVAKRDAARTSAA; encoded by the coding sequence ATGCCCGTAGAGTTCCTCGGCATCGCCGCGACCAACGAGGGTTCCGAGGTGACGCCCCGCTCGGGAGCGTCCTTCGACAAGGAGTACACGCTCAAGCTGGCCCGCGCCCACGAGGACCACGGCTGGGACCGGGTGCTCTTCGCCTACGGTTCCGGCTCCCCCGACCCGTCCCCGGCAGCCGCGTTCATCGCCGCGCGTACGGACCGGCTCCAGATCCTCGTGGCGCACCGGCCCAACGTCTCGTACCCGACGTTCGCCGCGAAGACCTTCGCCACGCTGGACCGGATCAGCGACGGCCGGCTCGCCGTCCACTTCATCACCGGCGGCAACGACCACGAGCAGCAGCGCGAGGGCGACTTCCTCACCAAGGACGAGCGGTACGCCCGCACCCGTGAGGCGATCCAGATCATCAAGAGGGCGTGGACCTCGCACGAACCCTTCGACCACGAGGGCACGCACTACCGCTTCAACGACTTCGTGAGCGACACCTTCCCCGTGCAGCAGCCGCACCCGCAGGTCTCGTTCGGCGGTTCCTCCCCGGCGGCGTACGCGGCAGGGGGCGCCGAGGCCGACATCTTCTGCCTCTGGGGCGAGCCCCTGGCCGAGACCGCCGAGCAGATCGCGTCGGTGAAAGCGGCGGCGAAGGCGGCGGGGCGCACCGACGTACCGAGGATCCAGGTGGCGTTCCGCCCGATCATCGCCCCCACCGAGGAACTCGCCTGGGAGAAGGCGCATCGGACGCTCGACCGGATCAAGGCCCGCAAGGCGGGTGCTCCCTCGAGTCGCCGTCACCCGCTGACCGATCCGCAGAACGCGGGTTCGCAGCGGCTGCTGGCCGTCGCGGGACGGGGGGAGCGCCACGACCGCGCGCTGTGGACGCCGACTTCGGGGGAGACCGGCGGTGCGGGCAACTCCACGGCTCTGGTGGGTACTCCGGAGACGGTCGCCCAGGCCCTCCTCGACTACCACGACCTGGGGGTCGAGATCCTGTCCGCCCGGGGCTACGACCTGCTCGACGACGCGATCGACTTCGGCCGCCACGTGATCCCGATCGTGCGGGAGGAAGTCGCCAAGCGGGACGCCGCGAGGACGTCGGCCGCCTGA
- a CDS encoding SPW repeat protein gives MSDLSHTRAHTRADAHADMADHPDLPEMRERYNRTLGGRDVALVDAPVFLLGLYCAVSPWVLHFTSSQPALVQHNLIIGIALAVLGLGITASPSRMYGLSWAICAMGAWMIVAPWIVGSGPDLGVVLNNVIIGGLAVVLGLICAAASMKSGGSAGGKAGTKATGGRGTPGSRG, from the coding sequence ATGTCCGACCTCTCACACACCCGTGCCCACACCCGCGCGGACGCGCATGCCGACATGGCGGACCACCCGGACCTCCCGGAGATGCGCGAGCGGTACAACCGCACGCTCGGCGGCCGCGACGTCGCCCTCGTGGACGCGCCGGTGTTCCTGCTCGGTCTGTACTGCGCGGTGTCGCCCTGGGTGCTCCACTTCACGTCGAGCCAGCCCGCGCTGGTGCAGCACAACCTGATCATCGGTATCGCTCTCGCGGTACTGGGCCTCGGCATCACCGCGTCCCCGTCCCGGATGTACGGCCTGAGCTGGGCGATCTGCGCGATGGGCGCCTGGATGATCGTCGCACCGTGGATCGTGGGCAGCGGCCCCGATCTCGGGGTCGTCCTGAACAACGTCATCATCGGCGGACTCGCCGTGGTCCTGGGGCTGATCTGCGCGGCCGCCTCGATGAAGAGCGGCGGTTCGGCAGGCGGCAAGGCCGGGACGAAGGCCACGGGAGGACGAGGAACACCGGGTTCCCGGGGCTGA